From the Niveibacterium microcysteis genome, the window CGTGCGTGAGCGCGAATGTCGGATGTGGCTTGACGCCAACGGACGAACGGACGCCGCATGGGTCGCATTGGATGACGAGCCCACGTTGTTTGCGACGCGAGAGCGGGTGATTGTTTGCGACTCAAGGGTCGGCTTGATGCCGGAGAGTATCGAAGCGTTGCAAAAACACTTTCGTACGTCGTGAGGGGCCGCTTTTGCAACCTAGCGCCCATCATTCCGTTTCATAAATTGCAAAGGCCGCTATGGCCGACGACAAGTCGGACGATGCAAAGAACTCTGTTGGTCCGTGCGCGGCTAAGCGCCAACGCCTAGAGCTCGGTGTCAGCGGGCAGTCAGCCTTCGGCGCGAACAGGGATCATTCGGCAAAGCGGCCGTTCACCCGTTCAAGATCGCGCCCTCCACCGCAAGTCATGTCGTCGAGCACTGCAAGGACGGATCCGGCTCCGCGTCCAAGAACGCCTGCGGAAAGTTGCGTCCGTAGAAGTTGTCGACCGCCTCATGCTCCAGCCGCATAAATGCGCGGAAGCCCGGCACCACCACCAAGCCCAAGGCAACGATCCCGCCAAGCAGCCCAAATCCGGTGAACACGGTAGCAACGGAGGCATGCAAGAGCGCGGCCCCGGCGAGCGCAGGCCCGATCATCCCGGCGATGTGGGTGGTCGTCACCGCACCAGCGACCATCCGTGCCCGATATGCCTGCGGCCGTGCCAGCATCCGGTGGGTCAGTCCCACCAGCACCATTGCAGCGTTCATAAAACCTGCGATCACGAATCCTGCAACCAGCCAGAGTCCGTTCGTTGTCAGCCCGGCGAGAGCAAGCGCAGCACCTTGCACGACAGCCGCGCCCACTCGCGTACCAAAGCGGCCGAAGCGGTTGATCATCCAGTGTGATCCGCCAAGTGAGCCCAGGAGCATGCCGAGCGACAGGCCCGCCTCGCACAGACCGAGCCATGTGCCGGACAGGCCAAGCGACTGCACCTTCAGGGGCACCAGTATCGTGAAGGTCGGGAACAGGAAGATCCATGACAGGAAGTTCACGAGAATCCAACCGCGCTCCATAGGAATGCGCCAATTCGCCCGCATGCCGGCGACCAAGTCGACTCGCCACCTTCTTTTATGCGCATGCGGTCGCACACCCGAGGGGAGATGGCGCGCCGCCGCCGCCGCGCATGCCAACAACGCAGCATTGAGCCAAAGCGTGATGGCCGTTCCAACCGCGCCCAGCACGACGCCACCGATCGCGGGGCCGACCATTCGGCCGGTCGCTTGCGCTGTCTGCTGCAGCGTCATCGCACGCGACAGAAGCTGCGGCTGGACGAGTTCGGTCGAGAAACTGCTGACCGCCGGCAGCAGCGCTGCCATCGCAAGCGCGGGCACGGCGCCAAGCGCAATCAAAACGCCCAGCCGGTAATAATGGATGGACGCCAGCGCGGCAACGCCCATGGACGCAATTGTGAACGCCACGAGTGCGCCAAAGATCAGCTGCCGCTTGGGCAACCGGTCACCGAGCGGGGAGAGCAGCGGCATTGCGACGAGCGCAAAGGCCGAGGTCACAGCCCCATACAGTGCCAAGTCGCGGGCTCCGCCCTCGCTGGCGATCCACCATGGCATGGCCACCTGTCCCACCATCAGCGCGAGCAGCGTTAGCGCGTCGCTCATCAATAGCCGGTGGAAATCTGAACCGAGCGCGGAGAATCGATCGAACAAGCTGAGACCCATGGTGAGTTAGGAAACCGAACTGGCTGGATGAGAGTGTATGAGTACTTGCCTGCCGGCTTGCGCCCGTTCGGGAGGCTACGGCCGACATGGCATCGACGTGACTGTTGGTGAGCGCGATGGGAGGGCAAGCGGACTTGGCTAAACCGGCCAGAAACGGACATTTGCACATGACCGGTTTCGGGTAGTCTTCCAGCAGTACCTGCCAGTCAAAAATCGCACATTGTCCAACTATGCAAGCCGAGTATCTTGCCCGTCTTAGTGAGCCAGTCCAACAACTCGTCCTCGAAGTGGAGGAGCGCGCGGGTGTTGAAATCAAGGTATGTCTCGACCCGAAGCAGAATGACGGAGGAACCACCGGTCAGGGAAAACTCGCAGTCATCATCAATGCCCATAGCATTCAACTCTTTGCACCGACCAACGGATACTTTCCAGATGGAGCGGTTCGACATGAAGTGCTGCATGTGCGGCGGTTTCATGTTGATGGAGTCCCAAAGCTGGCTCTAGCCGATAACGAAGAATGGGATGAAGACTTTTCTGATGCGCTGGGCGCTCTTGATAATGCCATTGAGCACGTCGTTATCGTTCCTGAGGAACTTCATTTTCATCCAGATCGACGCAAGCATTGGGAAACGGTGATGCAGGATGTCTGTTTGGCGCTTCCCAATGTCCCTGAGGGTGAGCGGCGCCTCGCGGTCTGTCTTCACTGGACATTCTTGCGTCATGTCTTGCCTGACGCGCTAGCGGTTGAGATCGTAAGGAGTTTTGCGAAGCAGCATTCATTGTTGGAATTCGCCGACCACTTTGCTGATCGGTTCAAGTCTGTAGTGGCTAGCAAGGAAGAGCTTTTGCGCTTCCTTTTCCTTACCTTCCCCGATATCCCCAGAAACCGTGCGGCTTTGGAATACATAAACAGTATGACGGGTACTTGCCAGAAGCCCATTCCATAGATCGACCACGGCAAGTAGATCGATTCCCAAAGCTACGCCCAATACGACAGTAAGCACTCCCGTGAGTGCGTCCCCGCTAGCGCTTAGCGGGGACGTTTGGCCGACCGTTATCCGACGCAAATGTTCGCTGCGCCTTGCTGCGGCAATGGGGCAGATACGCGCGACCATGGGATTTCAAAGCTGACGTTCGCGTGCCCCATGGGGCACGATTCCATGGATGTCTGCTAGGTCCAAGGTCCGGGAGTGGGGCGTCGGTTTGTCAGAGGGGCTCTCAGGCTTCAGCCCAGTAACCGACATTTCGTCGGCCTGAGCCGACATTCATGCGATCGCGCTCCGGGAGCGTGCGACCGTCGGCTTTGACTTCGCATGATCACGAGGATTCGACCCTCAGCAAACGGTTGGGGAATAGCAAACCGGACGTCCAGGCACAGGGCGGATGAGCCGTGGGCGTAACCCGCCTCTCCGCAGTTCAAGGCTCACCAACCCTTGGTTCGGCGCGTCGAACCGACCAGCCCTACAAGGCTTGAATGACGCCCAAGCGTCGATCAGCGTGCCATCCACGGCGAAGCGATTGGACGAGAGCAACTTGTCCTGGCGTGCCAGACGCACCACTTCGTCGAAGAAGCGCAGAACGATTTGGGCCTCGACCGGCCGCTCACGCAAGCGACTGAATTTCGACTGATCCAACCCCCTTGTCGTCCAGCACCAGAAAAAACCACCGAAACAGTAGGGCGTAATCGCGTTGCTCGCAGAACTGCCTATCCGAGCGCACTCGTAGGCACCCCCGGCAAGTCTGCCCGAGTGGATTGGCAGGCAGCCCCCAGGGTGACCTATTCCCACCAGTGTCAGTGGATTTGACACACAGCTTTGATCATTTCGCGAAAGCCAGGTGGAATCGTAGGTGGCGCCGTTCTTGCTTTGCCGGGCAACGTCACCCTCACACGACAACTCTTCAGGGAGGTCGCGTGTCTCCGCCCATTGAGTGCCTGTTTCCATGGTCAGCAGTCTGCGCAATCGTTCGTCGACGCGTCACTTCGATAGGGTGTGCGCGAGGCTCTGCGGCTGCGTTCGCGGCCATCTTCGTCGCCATGGCATCGGCTGGCGAGTCCCCCCAAACCGGCTCGGCGAGCCAAGAACTTGCACCCTACGCCGCAAGCTGCGGCGGTAAGAGCGAGTGCGGCGTCACTGACCAACTGGAAATCAAGCCGCTCGGCGCAGCCAAGGCGCTGCAGTCGGTGTGCATTCACTTCACCGGGGTCAGTTGCACCGCACAGGAGGCAATTCCGGTCTACAACCCCGATCCAGCGCACCCGGTCTCGGCGATGATTCCGCTCTCCCCGTTGGTGGAACGCTGGCTCAAACGGCACGAACAGGTGCTGCGCGATTCGCCTCGAGCAAGCCTGCCAGTCAATCTCGATCTGACCGACGCTGATCGCAAGGCCTTCACGATTGGGTTTTCGCTGAACATCTCTGCCCTGTGGAGCAACGGCGCCCTGCCACTGCGCATCACCTCGGCCAATTGCCAGCCGAACAACGTTTGTCGTTTAGGCCGCGATCTCACGCTGCAGGTTCCGCAACTCACCACTTGGGCGCTCGCGACCAAGAGCGACCCCGCCAAGCTGAGTTTGATATTGGGCAACACGAAGATGCCTGGCGTCGCCCGCTCCCCTGGACAAGGGACGCTGAGCTTCCGGCTCGAACGTCTGCCCAACGAGGCCGACAGTATGCGGGCCTGGAATGCTGTGATGTCGCAGGTACTGGCAGACGACCAGCATTCCATCCGTGTGAGCGTAGCGGACGACAAGGGAACGCTGGCCCAATCGGACCGTAACGCCCACTTTGAGGTGTCTTCATACCGACTTGTGTGGAGCCTACTCATCACCGCGATAGCCGTCTGTTTAGTCGCTTTGCCGAGCCGGCATTTCGGTTGGGTGTTTGTTCGGGACAGCTACACCCTGCCTGAAGACGTGATTGCCAGGCGCGAGATGCCGTATAGCCTCGGTCGCAGCCAGATGCTGTTCTGGACCGTAGTGGTGATTCTCGCGTCGAGTCTTGTCGGCTTGTCGACCGGCGACTGGCTCAGTTTCAACGAATCGACTTTGATCCTAGTGGGAATCGGCACCGGGACCGTGCTCGGCTCAGTGTCGACCGGCATGCCGCCGGTCCTGGAGAAGCTGGTTGAGGACTTCCGGGCAGCGGTGAGTGCCAATCCCCCCGACACAGCGGCGATCGGCGCGGCCCGTCAAGCGCTGCGCAACGAACTATGCAGCAGTGGTAACTGGTTCGCCGACGTGTTATCGGACTACGGCGACGACAAAGGACTCCATCGCATACAGAGCCTGCTCTTTACCGTGCTGATCGGTGGCTTCTTTGTCGTGCAGTCCTACCTACACGGTGCGATGCCCGATCTGTCGCCCAACGTATTGGCCCTGCTCGGAATCAGTGGCGGGGCCTATGTGGGCTTTAAGCTGGCGGGCCAATAGTCCTTAACGTGGCAATCACGGGATCCTGCAGAAGGGCATACCATGGACGGAATTGGCGAAGTGAGCACGACGTACGGCGCAGTGGCAAGGCTACGATCAGCAGTTGTGTGCGCGTGCGTGGCAGTGACGTCGTTAGCCGGATGCGCGACACCGCTGTTCTACGACGAGAACAGAGACAAGCAGGGCCAGGACCTCAAGAAGGCTGTTGCGGAGGCCAAAGTCGCCGACACGGTCGGAGGACTGGAGAAGTCATTCTCCGACATGGCGGGTTTGGAGGAAACGCGAGCAAGGGACCGGGCGGCCTACTTGTTCGATCGGGAATTGCAGATTGTGTCGAAGGCCGAGAATCTGGCATCGAAGTACGACTCGGGCAAAGGCACGACCGACGGGCTCTACACCGTGGTTGCTGCGCGGCTGAAGGACTTGATGGGCAAGACGCGGACCACCGACGACCAAAAAGCCTACAGCGCAATCAAGGCCAAGATTGAATCGAGGCAACGCACGCTGGACCAGTCGCTCACCGTCTTCCTCGGCACCACCGGACATCGCTTTGATAGTTGCCAGGCGGTGTACAAGCAGTTAGCCGACCCGGCTCAAAGTGACAACCAGCCCTCCACTGAGTTTCTGGAATCGTTTCCTGCTGACCGACGTGAGCTCGCGCGTTTGAAGTTCCCCGAGGTCGTGGATAAGTGCAAGGAGATCGATGACGCTTTGAAGGAGCGCAGCGAGTTCTTCGTCGCTGACACCGAACCCCGTCTCATGACGTTGCAAACGCGCCTGGATGAGTT encodes:
- a CDS encoding MFS transporter — protein: MFDRFSALGSDFHRLLMSDALTLLALMVGQVAMPWWIASEGGARDLALYGAVTSAFALVAMPLLSPLGDRLPKRQLIFGALVAFTIASMGVAALASIHYYRLGVLIALGAVPALAMAALLPAVSSFSTELVQPQLLSRAMTLQQTAQATGRMVGPAIGGVVLGAVGTAITLWLNAALLACAAAAARHLPSGVRPHAHKRRWRVDLVAGMRANWRIPMERGWILVNFLSWIFLFPTFTILVPLKVQSLGLSGTWLGLCEAGLSLGMLLGSLGGSHWMINRFGRFGTRVGAAVVQGAALALAGLTTNGLWLVAGFVIAGFMNAAMVLVGLTHRMLARPQAYRARMVAGAVTTTHIAGMIGPALAGAALLHASVATVFTGFGLLGGIVALGLVVVPGFRAFMRLEHEAVDNFYGRNFPQAFLDAEPDPSLQCSTT